The Cucumis melo cultivar AY chromosome 6, USDA_Cmelo_AY_1.0, whole genome shotgun sequence genome includes a region encoding these proteins:
- the LOC103484014 gene encoding embryo-specific protein ATS3A-like isoform X2 encodes MKQKSSSLNMATPLLPFFIFSLFSISASQSTGSLPQPASKSLSIAYIREAGDCNYRVNITTSCSSPFYISSEIGVLFGDAHGNQNGSDDWIPETVEISSPDIDTVKYTYNSSIPNDTWYGFDDCQYFPSPSPPPPPPPSVPSTAGCLPRWKWLASLIPVLFSSFLL; translated from the exons ATGAAGCAAAAATCAAGCTCTCTAAATATGGCGACGCCTCTACTtcctttcttcatcttctccttATTCTCCATTTCCGCCTCTCAGTCAACCGGTTCTCTGCCTCAACCTGCTTCTAAATCCTTATCCATTGCCTATATTCGG GAAGCGGGAGATTGCAATTACAGAGTCAATATAACAACAAGCTGCTCATCCCCTTTCTATATTAGTTCCGAAATCGGCGTTCTGTTTGGGGACGCTCATGGGAATCAG AACGGCTCAGACGATTGGATTCCAGAGACTGTAGAAATCTCCAGCCCTGATATTGACACTGTTAAATACACATACAACTCCTCAATCCCGAATGACACATGGTATGGCTTTGATGACTGCCAATACTTTCCGTCACCATCACCGCCACCACCACCGCCTCCATCAGTCCCTTCCACAGCCGGCTGTCTGCCAAGGTGGAAATGGCTTGCTTCTCTGATCCCTGTGCTTTTCAGCAGCTTTTTGCTATGA
- the LOC103484014 gene encoding embryo-specific protein ATS3B-like isoform X1 produces the protein MKQKSSSLNMATPLLPFFIFSLFSISASQSTGSLPQPASKSLSIAYIREAGDCNYRVNITTSCSSPFYISSEIGVLFGDAHGNQIYEPKLEVESGNAFGKCRKDIFELIGPCTDQICFFYLYKNGSDDWIPETVEISSPDIDTVKYTYNSSIPNDTWYGFDDCQYFPSPSPPPPPPPSVPSTAGCLPRWKWLASLIPVLFSSFLL, from the exons ATGAAGCAAAAATCAAGCTCTCTAAATATGGCGACGCCTCTACTtcctttcttcatcttctccttATTCTCCATTTCCGCCTCTCAGTCAACCGGTTCTCTGCCTCAACCTGCTTCTAAATCCTTATCCATTGCCTATATTCGG GAAGCGGGAGATTGCAATTACAGAGTCAATATAACAACAAGCTGCTCATCCCCTTTCTATATTAGTTCCGAAATCGGCGTTCTGTTTGGGGACGCTCATGGGAATCAG ATATATGAGCCAAAGCTAGAAGTTGAAAGCGGCAATGCATTTGGGAAATGCAGAAAAGACATATTTGAACTGATAGGACCATGCACTGACCAGATATGTTTCTTTTATCTTTACAAGAACGGCTCAGACGATTGGATTCCAGAGACTGTAGAAATCTCCAGCCCTGATATTGACACTGTTAAATACACATACAACTCCTCAATCCCGAATGACACATGGTATGGCTTTGATGACTGCCAATACTTTCCGTCACCATCACCGCCACCACCACCGCCTCCATCAGTCCCTTCCACAGCCGGCTGTCTGCCAAGGTGGAAATGGCTTGCTTCTCTGATCCCTGTGCTTTTCAGCAGCTTTTTGCTATGA
- the LOC103484016 gene encoding embryo-specific protein ATS3B-like has product MDIKGVLCLLLTSAILFPSLEATELLPKPAESFNLTYIQQLGSCSYSVVISTSCLSPTYTRDQISLSFGDAYGNQIYVPRLDDPSRRIFERCSSDTFGINGPCAYQICYVYLYRTGPDAWIPTTVTISGHNSRPVTFNYNTAIPSDVWFGFNLCGHPSSSNHISGCIGCFYVILVSILLLLL; this is encoded by the exons ATGGACATTAAAGGGGTGCTCTGTCTTCTCCTTACCTCCGCCATTCTTTTCCCTTCCTTAGAAGCCACCGAATTGCTGCCCAAACCTGCCGAATCCTTTAATTTAACCTATATTCAG CAACTTGGGAGTTGTTCTTATTCGGTTGTTATATCAACGAGTTGTTTGTCACCTACATACACAAGGGATCAGATCAGTCTCTCATTCGGCGATGCTTATGGAAACCAG ATTTATGTGCCAAGGCTCGATGACCCATCTAGAAGGATATTTGAAAGATGTTCTTCTGATACATTTGGCATTAATGGACCTTGTGCTTACCAAATTTGCTATGTTTATCTTTATCGCACCGGACCGGATGCCTGGATCCCAACAACAGTGACAATCTCTGGTCATAATTCTAGACCCGTCACATTTAACTACAACACTGCCATACCGAGCGATGTATGGTTCGGGTTTAACTTGTGTGGTCATCCTTCGTCCTCAAACCATATTTCAGGTTGCATAGGGTGCTTCTATGTCATTTTAGTGTCTATTCTTCTACTTCTCTTGTAA